From the Amycolatopsis thermoflava N1165 genome, one window contains:
- a CDS encoding S1 RNA-binding domain-containing protein, which yields MSQYQVSQAVWRDFLAQHADGGVIAATVTRVLPFGALVELPPGVPGLLSRPAWTAEAEAGERVEVRIASLDVENRRVSVVPACLTRCDRKGAGAEWRCPRTSRSLATRLDVAQHSGSPVTAGRAPAAVGDITGESACANVTRPDVVRGIYRKQSR from the coding sequence ATGTCCCAGTACCAGGTCTCGCAGGCCGTGTGGCGCGATTTCCTCGCCCAGCACGCGGACGGCGGAGTCATCGCCGCGACCGTGACGCGGGTGCTTCCGTTCGGCGCGTTGGTCGAACTGCCGCCGGGCGTTCCTGGGCTGCTGTCCAGGCCCGCCTGGACTGCGGAAGCGGAAGCCGGTGAACGGGTCGAGGTCCGCATCGCGAGCCTCGACGTCGAGAACCGTCGCGTGAGCGTGGTTCCTGCGTGTTTGACACGGTGTGACCGAAAGGGTGCGGGGGCAGAATGGCGCTGCCCCCGCACCTCCCGCAGCCTAGCGACGCGCCTCGACGTGGCCCAGCACTCGGGCAGTCCCGTCACGGCCGGGCGAGCCCCCGCGGCTGTCGGGGACATCACTGGGGAGTCGGCCTGTGCGAACGTGACCCGCCCCGACGTGGTGCGGGGCATCTACCGCAAGCAGTCGCGTTGA
- a CDS encoding DUF2087 domain-containing protein, with amino-acid sequence MAAPLAVGVPRPVGLPGGVSASDHENWFARSSAAGTVGAMASPEALVSALADPERLMLFARICTSPDGLPIAEDRHTAKLAKRLVSAGIVTVDGDRYRAVPQAFRESLAKPANDPLEALFSRGRLTAIPRPGKLRQALLVKLAEQFEPGRVYTEPEVRAKLAAIYEDHAALRRYLVDAGLLQRSNDGRAYGRPAEARPGLETDGRRAHV; translated from the coding sequence GTGGCTGCGCCGCTGGCGGTCGGCGTGCCGCGCCCGGTGGGTCTTCCCGGCGGCGTGTCCGCGTCTGATCATGAAAACTGGTTCGCGCGTTCGTCGGCCGCGGGTACGGTCGGGGCCATGGCCTCACCGGAAGCGCTGGTCTCCGCGCTGGCGGACCCCGAACGCCTGATGCTTTTCGCCCGGATCTGCACTTCGCCTGACGGGCTACCGATCGCGGAGGATCGGCACACCGCGAAACTCGCGAAGCGCCTCGTTTCGGCTGGGATCGTCACCGTTGACGGGGACCGGTACCGGGCCGTGCCGCAAGCGTTCCGAGAGTCGCTCGCCAAGCCGGCGAACGATCCGCTCGAAGCGCTGTTCAGCCGCGGCAGGCTCACCGCGATCCCGCGTCCGGGCAAGCTCCGCCAGGCCCTGCTCGTGAAGCTCGCCGAGCAGTTCGAGCCTGGCCGGGTCTACACCGAGCCGGAGGTCCGCGCGAAGCTCGCCGCGATCTACGAGGACCATGCCGCGCTCCGCCGCTACCTCGTCGACGCAGGGCTCCTCCAGCGCAGCAACGACGGCCGCGCATACGGCCGCCCCGCTGAAGCCCGGCCCGGCCTCGAGACCGACGGTCGGCGAGCCCACGTCTGA
- a CDS encoding PP2C family protein-serine/threonine phosphatase gives MEPGPLTISYAVASDVGQRREANEDSVYTSPRLLAVADGMGGHVAGEVASSGAVAAIAALDERLEAESAKADVEALAAAVSDAGARLRAQVEEDSRLQGMGTTLTVLAWDGTSFAVAHVGDSRAYRLREGELTQVTRDHTVVQELVDQGRISPELAMSHPQRSVLTRALQGAGEPEPDLFVVDARPGDRYLICSDGLSDVATPEQLTEVLTTVPTPEEAVQRLVELANAGGGPDNISCIVADVAETSATP, from the coding sequence ATGGAACCTGGGCCGCTGACGATTTCCTACGCCGTGGCTTCCGACGTCGGGCAGCGACGCGAAGCGAACGAGGACTCGGTCTACACCAGTCCGCGTCTGCTCGCCGTCGCCGACGGGATGGGGGGTCACGTCGCCGGTGAGGTCGCCAGTTCGGGCGCGGTCGCCGCGATCGCCGCACTGGACGAGCGCCTCGAGGCGGAGTCCGCGAAGGCCGACGTGGAGGCGCTGGCGGCCGCCGTGTCCGACGCCGGTGCCCGCTTGCGGGCCCAGGTCGAGGAGGACAGCCGGCTGCAGGGCATGGGGACCACGCTGACGGTGCTGGCCTGGGACGGCACGTCGTTCGCGGTGGCCCACGTCGGGGATTCGCGGGCGTACCGGCTGCGCGAGGGCGAGCTGACGCAGGTGACGCGGGACCACACGGTGGTGCAGGAGCTGGTGGACCAGGGCCGGATCTCGCCGGAGCTGGCGATGAGCCACCCGCAGCGTTCGGTGCTCACGAGGGCGCTCCAGGGCGCCGGCGAGCCCGAACCGGACCTCTTCGTGGTGGACGCAAGGCCCGGCGACAGGTACCTCATCTGCTCCGACGGCCTCTCCGACGTCGCGACGCCGGAGCAGCTGACCGAGGTGCTGACGACGGTGCCGACCCCGGAGGAGGCCGTGCAGAGGCTGGTGGAGCTCGCCAACGCGGGCGGCGGACCGGACAACATCAGCTGCATCGTGGCCGACGTGGCCGAGACGAGCGCCACCCCCTGA